A single window of Martelella sp. NC20 DNA harbors:
- a CDS encoding DUF883 family protein, whose amino-acid sequence MVANKSTEAQAGKATEADIQAQIDQLRGDISELTKMIGSLGNQKASEARVKAEKFRDDAVKSGQDAYDRAREEALSFEEDVEDHIRSRPLQSIMVAAGFGFLMALLTRR is encoded by the coding sequence ATGGTAGCCAATAAATCGACGGAAGCCCAGGCGGGCAAGGCGACGGAAGCCGACATTCAGGCTCAGATCGACCAGTTGCGCGGAGATATCTCCGAACTCACGAAGATGATCGGATCGCTTGGCAATCAGAAGGCCTCTGAAGCCCGCGTCAAAGCCGAGAAATTTCGGGACGATGCCGTCAAGAGCGGACAGGACGCCTATGACCGCGCCCGTGAAGAAGCGCTTTCTTTCGAGGAAGACGTCGAGGATCATATCCGCAGCCGCCCGCTTCAGTCGATCATGGTGGCTGCCGGTTTCGGATTTCTGATGGCGCTCCTGACGCGGCGCTAG
- a CDS encoding aldo/keto reductase, translating to MTMNTINGIPQMGFGTWKRTGNEAYEMVKAALEAGYRHIDTAQAYDNESQVGNAISDSSFTPADIFVTTKVWIDNYGPGAFRPSVEESMARLRLDKLDLLLLHWPGRPDGPAFEDYIGELAAVYDEGLTKRIGVSNFNTALLAEAARLLGDRKISTNQVECHVFNQNGIVADYCREHDIALTAYSPLAQGKIVGNPILKEVANAHETGEGEIALAFLMAEGHVVIPTSSRPERVKSNLDAAAIRLSGEEVVRIRELDAGMRMIDPEWAPDWD from the coding sequence ATGACCATGAATACGATCAACGGCATACCGCAGATGGGTTTCGGCACCTGGAAGCGGACTGGCAATGAGGCCTATGAGATGGTGAAGGCCGCGCTTGAAGCCGGTTACCGCCATATCGACACCGCCCAGGCCTATGACAATGAAAGCCAGGTGGGCAATGCGATTTCCGATTCGAGCTTCACGCCGGCGGATATTTTCGTCACCACCAAGGTCTGGATCGACAATTACGGGCCGGGCGCCTTCCGTCCGAGCGTGGAGGAAAGCATGGCGCGGCTGCGGCTCGACAAGCTCGACCTTCTGCTTCTGCATTGGCCCGGCCGCCCCGACGGGCCCGCCTTCGAGGATTATATCGGCGAGCTTGCCGCGGTTTACGACGAAGGCCTGACAAAGCGCATCGGCGTGTCCAATTTCAATACCGCCCTGCTGGCGGAAGCCGCGCGCCTGCTCGGCGATCGCAAGATTTCCACCAATCAGGTCGAGTGCCACGTGTTCAACCAGAACGGGATCGTGGCCGACTATTGCCGGGAGCACGATATCGCGTTGACGGCCTATTCGCCGCTGGCCCAGGGCAAGATCGTCGGCAATCCGATCCTGAAGGAAGTGGCAAACGCCCATGAAACCGGCGAGGGCGAAATCGCGCTCGCCTTCCTGATGGCGGAAGGCCATGTGGTGATCCCCACCTCAAGCCGGCCCGAGCGGGTGAAATCCAATCTGGATGCGGCCGCCATTCGGCTTTCCGGCGAAGAGGTCGTGCGCATTCGCGAGCTTGACGCCGGCATGCGGATGATCGATCCGGAATGGGCGCCCGACTGGGACTGA
- a CDS encoding usg protein, which translates to MKRASDFELQLAGYGLTTAHILYRLPDFESLLQTYVWQDYDLAPDFPEMHKFLDFWKEKLDGPLHSVRYAHRRLIGPSEWRQVSGEFTIH; encoded by the coding sequence ATGAAACGTGCTTCGGACTTCGAGTTGCAGCTTGCCGGCTACGGGCTTACGACCGCGCATATCCTCTACCGCCTTCCGGATTTCGAAAGCCTGCTGCAGACCTATGTCTGGCAGGACTACGACCTCGCCCCCGATTTCCCCGAGATGCACAAGTTTCTCGACTTCTGGAAGGAAAAACTCGACGGGCCGCTGCACTCCGTCCGCTATGCCCACAGGAGGCTGATCGGACCCAGTGAATGGCGGCAGGTATCAGGGGAGTTCACGATCCACTAA
- the deoA gene encoding thymidine phosphorylase, which yields MLAQEIIRRKRDGLTLSGEDISAFIGALSDETLSEAQAAAFAMAVFFRGMDEAETVALTLAMRDSGHVLTWPGIDRPIADKHSTGGIGDNVSLMLAPIAAGAGLAVPMISGRGLGPSGGTLDKLESIPGYSISPDETALRRVIGQAGCAIIGQTAELAPADKRLYAIRDVTATVESMPLIVSSILSKKLAAGLQTLVLDVKFGNGAFMSDPDDAKALARLLVKVANGAGLATTALVTDMNEPLADAVGNAVEIENALSFLRGEKSGTRLETVVLAFAAEMIANAGLADDHDRARAIARETLASGKALETFGRVVAGLGGPADFVERWESYLPKAAMIRAVESPASGYLSTIDARAIGMSVVSLGGGRKRPGDRIDHSVGYSALRPLGTRIEAGEPLGLVHAATEEDWQAAAAALLKAIGIADRAPAERPLVLDRVDGSDNHL from the coding sequence ATGCTCGCCCAGGAGATCATCCGCAGGAAGCGCGACGGGCTGACGCTTTCGGGTGAGGACATCTCCGCCTTTATCGGCGCGCTCAGCGACGAGACGCTTTCCGAAGCGCAGGCCGCCGCCTTCGCCATGGCCGTTTTCTTTCGCGGCATGGACGAGGCAGAGACGGTGGCGCTGACGCTCGCCATGCGCGATTCCGGCCATGTGCTCACCTGGCCCGGCATCGACCGCCCGATCGCCGACAAGCATTCGACGGGCGGGATCGGCGACAATGTCTCGCTGATGCTCGCCCCGATCGCAGCCGGCGCCGGGCTTGCCGTGCCGATGATCTCGGGACGGGGGCTCGGCCCCTCCGGCGGCACGCTCGACAAGCTGGAATCGATACCGGGCTACTCGATCAGCCCCGACGAAACCGCGCTCCGCAGGGTCATCGGCCAAGCCGGATGCGCGATCATTGGCCAGACGGCGGAACTCGCGCCCGCCGACAAGCGGCTTTACGCAATCCGCGATGTCACGGCGACGGTCGAATCGATGCCGCTGATCGTCTCCTCGATCCTGTCGAAAAAGCTCGCCGCCGGGCTTCAGACGCTGGTGCTCGACGTGAAATTCGGCAATGGCGCGTTCATGTCCGATCCGGATGACGCAAAGGCCCTCGCCCGCCTTCTGGTGAAGGTCGCCAATGGCGCGGGACTGGCCACGACAGCGCTCGTCACCGACATGAACGAGCCGCTCGCCGATGCCGTCGGCAACGCGGTCGAGATCGAAAACGCGCTGTCATTCCTGCGCGGCGAAAAATCCGGAACGCGGCTTGAAACCGTGGTGCTCGCCTTCGCCGCCGAGATGATCGCGAATGCCGGACTTGCCGACGACCATGATCGCGCCCGCGCCATCGCTCGCGAAACGCTCGCAAGCGGCAAGGCGCTGGAAACCTTCGGCAGGGTGGTGGCAGGCCTTGGCGGCCCGGCGGATTTCGTCGAGCGGTGGGAGAGCTACCTTCCCAAAGCCGCGATGATCCGCGCGGTCGAAAGCCCCGCCTCCGGCTATCTTTCAACAATCGACGCCAGGGCGATCGGCATGAGCGTGGTGTCGCTTGGCGGCGGACGGAAGCGACCCGGCGACCGCATCGATCACAGCGTCGGCTATTCGGCGCTGAGGCCGCTCGGAACAAGGATCGAGGCCGGCGAACCGCTTGGCCTCGTGCATGCAGCCACTGAAGAAGACTGGCAGGCCGCCGCCGCGGCCCTGCTCAAGGCTATCGGTATCGCCGATCGCGCCCCGGCTGAACGGCCGCTGGTGCTCGACCGGGTCGACGGATCCGACAATCACCTGTAA
- the deoC gene encoding deoxyribose-phosphate aldolase yields MKHHTIQEAASVSLSLLDLTNLNDDCTDRDIETLLERAHTTYGTPAAICIWPRFVSLARQMLGPDHLIRIATVVNFPAGDMSISAVEAETEQAIRDGADEIDLVIPYAKLKAGNEWAVSEMVRAVRFLCREPVTLKVILETGELGDAALIRKAAELAIAEGADFIKTSTGKVKINATLEAADIMLGVIRQAGRKVGIKPSGGISSVRDAQLYLSLAETVMGEGWVMPTTFRFGASGLLNDIRAVLDGKQSGSAAASGY; encoded by the coding sequence ATGAAACACCACACGATTCAGGAGGCCGCATCGGTCTCGCTTTCGCTGCTTGACCTGACCAATCTCAACGATGATTGCACCGACAGGGATATCGAGACGCTGCTGGAGCGCGCCCACACGACCTACGGCACCCCGGCGGCGATCTGCATCTGGCCGCGTTTCGTCAGCCTTGCCCGGCAGATGCTCGGCCCCGACCACCTGATCCGGATCGCGACCGTGGTGAATTTCCCCGCAGGCGACATGTCGATCTCGGCCGTGGAAGCGGAGACCGAACAGGCGATCCGCGATGGCGCCGACGAAATCGACCTTGTGATCCCCTATGCCAAGCTGAAGGCCGGCAATGAATGGGCCGTCAGCGAGATGGTGCGGGCCGTGCGCTTTCTCTGCCGCGAACCGGTGACGCTGAAGGTCATTCTGGAAACAGGCGAGCTTGGCGATGCCGCCCTGATCCGCAAGGCTGCCGAACTGGCGATTGCAGAAGGCGCGGATTTCATCAAGACATCCACCGGCAAGGTCAAGATCAACGCCACGCTTGAAGCCGCCGACATCATGCTCGGCGTCATTCGTCAGGCGGGCCGCAAGGTCGGCATCAAGCCTTCCGGCGGCATCTCGTCGGTGCGCGACGCCCAGCTCTATCTGAGCCTTGCAGAAACCGTGATGGGCGAGGGCTGGGTGATGCCCACGACCTTCCGCTTCGGCGCGTCCGGACTTCTGAATGACATCCGGGCCGTGCTTGACGGCAAGCAGTCGGGTAGTGCCGCGGCCAGCGGTTACTGA
- a CDS encoding purine-nucleoside phosphorylase, producing MSEAALLLKDALGDLSPGHAIVLGSGLGGLADEIENPRRFAFSELPGFPVGAVSGHQGSLIAGTLAGTPVIVLSGRVHYYEQGDAAAMRLPLETLAALGVENLLLTNAAGSLREDMPPGSVMLLTDHINYSGMNPLIGENSDRRFTGMSHAYDRELGDAMRRAAADLDIILAEGTYMWFSGPSFETPAEIRMARILGADAVGMSTVPEVILARFLGLKVAAASVITNFGAGMSQGELGHEETKEMAPVGGRKLAAIVKRAIGRG from the coding sequence ATGAGCGAGGCGGCGCTCCTGCTGAAAGACGCGCTTGGCGACCTCTCCCCGGGCCATGCCATCGTGCTCGGCTCCGGCCTTGGCGGGCTTGCCGACGAGATCGAGAACCCGAGGCGCTTTGCGTTTTCCGAACTGCCGGGTTTTCCGGTCGGCGCGGTCAGCGGCCATCAGGGCAGCCTGATCGCCGGCACGCTTGCCGGTACCCCCGTGATCGTGCTTTCCGGACGGGTCCACTATTATGAACAGGGCGATGCGGCGGCCATGCGCCTGCCGCTCGAAACCCTTGCAGCGCTTGGGGTCGAAAACCTGCTCCTCACCAATGCCGCGGGATCGCTGCGCGAGGACATGCCGCCCGGCTCGGTGATGCTCCTGACCGACCATATCAACTATTCCGGCATGAACCCGCTGATCGGCGAGAATTCCGACCGGCGGTTCACGGGAATGAGCCACGCCTATGACCGCGAACTCGGCGACGCCATGCGGCGGGCGGCGGCCGATCTCGATATAATACTTGCGGAAGGCACATATATGTGGTTTTCAGGACCGAGTTTCGAAACACCGGCGGAAATTCGCATGGCCCGGATCCTGGGCGCCGACGCGGTTGGCATGTCGACGGTCCCCGAGGTCATCCTGGCGCGCTTTCTGGGTCTGAAGGTCGCCGCGGCTTCCGTCATCACCAATTTCGGGGCCGGAATGAGCCAGGGTGAACTTGGCCATGAGGAAACCAAGGAAATGGCGCCGGTCGGCGGCCGCAAGCTGGCGGCCATTGTCAAACGCGCGATCGGCAGGGGGTAA
- the cdd gene encoding cytidine deaminase produces the protein MTKPADLFEAARAASARSYSPYSKFPVGAAILADDGAVYAGANVENLAYPEGICAEGVAIGHMVMGGGRRIRAVAVYAPRLALCTPCGGCRQKLAEFSAADAEVYLCDDAGVRETVTVGALLPHAFFTEDIG, from the coding sequence TTGACCAAGCCAGCCGATCTGTTCGAGGCCGCGCGCGCGGCAAGCGCCAGATCCTATTCGCCCTATTCGAAATTCCCGGTGGGCGCGGCGATCCTCGCCGATGACGGCGCGGTCTATGCCGGCGCCAATGTCGAGAACCTCGCCTATCCGGAAGGGATCTGCGCCGAGGGCGTCGCGATCGGCCACATGGTGATGGGCGGCGGGCGCAGGATCAGGGCGGTTGCCGTCTACGCGCCGCGTCTGGCGCTGTGCACGCCCTGCGGCGGGTGCCGCCAGAAGCTTGCCGAATTTTCCGCCGCCGATGCCGAGGTCTATCTGTGCGATGACGCCGGCGTGCGCGAAACCGTGACCGTCGGCGCGCTGCTGCCCCATGCCTTCTTCACCGAGGACATCGGATGA
- a CDS encoding ABC transporter permease yields MQSIDIIIGMLGSTIRLSIPLIFTALAGLFSERSGIFDIGLEGKMLASAFAAAVVAYYTGSPWLGLLGGIAISIVFSLVHGYASITARGNQIVSGVALNFVAAGLTVVLGNAWFRQGGRTPQLENSARFTEIDLPGAEAASQMGFFGQLYSDVISGNNILVYIAFATVPIVWWVVYKTRFGLRLRAVGENPGAVDTAGISVTWLRYRAVILAGLLCGFSGTYLAIAQSASFINNMSAGKGYIALAALIFAKWKPVPVMFACLLFGFLDAFSNFMQGKSMPLIGEVPVQVFQAMPYILTCVLLAGFIGTARPPRAGGVPYTKER; encoded by the coding sequence ATGCAGAGCATTGACATCATCATCGGCATGCTGGGCTCGACCATCCGCCTGTCCATTCCTCTGATCTTCACGGCGCTTGCGGGTCTGTTTTCGGAACGCTCCGGCATTTTCGATATCGGGCTCGAAGGCAAGATGCTGGCCTCGGCCTTCGCCGCCGCCGTCGTTGCCTATTACACCGGCTCGCCCTGGCTCGGGCTTCTCGGCGGCATCGCAATCTCGATCGTGTTCAGCCTTGTCCACGGCTACGCCTCGATCACCGCGCGCGGCAACCAGATCGTCTCGGGCGTTGCACTCAATTTCGTGGCGGCTGGGCTGACGGTGGTGCTCGGCAACGCCTGGTTCCGCCAGGGCGGGCGCACGCCGCAGCTTGAAAACAGCGCTCGCTTTACCGAAATCGATCTTCCGGGCGCGGAGGCGGCAAGCCAGATGGGCTTTTTCGGCCAGCTCTATTCGGATGTCATTTCCGGCAACAACATCCTTGTCTATATCGCGTTTGCGACCGTGCCGATCGTCTGGTGGGTGGTCTACAAGACCCGCTTCGGCCTGCGCCTGCGCGCCGTTGGCGAGAACCCGGGCGCGGTCGATACCGCCGGCATCTCGGTGACCTGGCTTCGCTACCGCGCGGTGATCCTCGCCGGCCTGCTCTGCGGGTTTTCCGGCACTTATCTGGCAATCGCGCAATCGGCCTCGTTCATCAACAACATGTCGGCGGGCAAGGGCTATATCGCGCTTGCGGCGCTGATCTTCGCCAAGTGGAAGCCGGTCCCGGTGATGTTTGCCTGCCTGCTGTTCGGCTTTCTCGACGCGTTTTCCAATTTCATGCAGGGCAAGTCGATGCCGCTGATCGGCGAGGTGCCGGTGCAGGTGTTCCAGGCCATGCCCTATATCCTCACCTGCGTGCTGCTGGCGGGCTTCATCGGCACCGCCCGCCCGCCGAGGGCCGGCGGCGTGCCCTATACCAAGGAGCGGTAA